The following are encoded in a window of Flavobacteriales bacterium genomic DNA:
- the nqrE gene encoding NADH:ubiquinone reductase (Na(+)-transporting) subunit E, whose translation MNLINIFVKAIFIENMIFAYFLGMCSYLAVSKTVKTGVGLGAAVIFVLVVTVPVNYLLENFVLKAGALKWMDASLAGVDLSFLSFIMFIAVVASIVQLVEMVVEKFAPALYGALGIFLPLIAVNCSILGGALFMQERQYSNIAEATSFALGSGVGWFLAIVAIAAIREKLRYSHIPAPLRGLGITYIVTGLMGIAFMAFMGIKI comes from the coding sequence ATGAACCTCATCAACATCTTCGTCAAGGCGATCTTCATCGAGAACATGATCTTCGCCTACTTCCTGGGCATGTGCTCCTACCTGGCCGTGTCCAAGACCGTGAAGACCGGCGTGGGCCTTGGTGCCGCGGTGATCTTCGTGCTGGTGGTGACCGTGCCGGTGAACTACCTGCTGGAGAACTTCGTGCTGAAGGCCGGTGCGCTGAAATGGATGGACGCCAGCCTGGCGGGCGTGGACCTCAGCTTCCTCTCCTTCATCATGTTCATCGCCGTGGTGGCCTCCATCGTGCAACTGGTGGAGATGGTGGTGGAGAAGTTCGCGCCGGCCCTCTATGGTGCGCTGGGCATCTTCCTGCCGCTGATCGCCGTGAACTGTTCCATCCTGGGCGGCGCGCTCTTCATGCAGGAGCGCCAGTACAGCAACATCGCCGAGGCCACCAGCTTCGCCCTGGGCAGCGGCGTGGGCTGGTTCCTGGCCATCGTGGCCATCGCCGCCATCCGCGAGAAACTGCGCTACAGCCACATCCCCGCGCCGCTGCGCGGGCTGGGCATCACCTACATCGTCACCGGCCTCATGGGCATCGCTTTCATGGCCTTCATGGGCATCAAGATCTGA
- the nqrF gene encoding NADH:ubiquinone reductase (Na(+)-transporting) subunit F codes for MGTTILVTVAVFLFVILLLVTVLLYAKAKLSPGGLVKITINGEKTIEVPAGSTLLTTLSESKIFLPSACGGGGTCAMCKCQVTEGGGEILPTEAPYFSRKEIQNQWRLGCQVKVKNDMQVKVPEEIFGIKKWECEVVSNYNVASFIKEFVVKLPEGEHLEFEAGGYIQIDVPPCEVDFKDMDITAHPELVALGRDPMDFKAEWDKYKLWGLKMKNDEPIFRAYSMANHPAEGNIVMLNIRIATPPWDRAKNDWMDVNPGICSSFVFGCKPGDKVTISGPYGEFFIKDTGAEMLYIGGGAGMAPMRSHLFHLFHTLKSGRKVTYWYGGRSKRELFYLDHFNDIARKFPNFKFFVVLSEPLPEDNWKVKKDVNDPEGDGFTGFVHQAVIDQYLKKHEAPEDIEFYFCGPPLMNAAVLKMVDDWGVPKENVSFDDFGG; via the coding sequence ATGGGCACCACCATCCTCGTCACCGTCGCGGTTTTCCTGTTCGTGATCCTGCTGTTGGTCACGGTGCTGCTCTACGCCAAGGCGAAGCTCTCTCCGGGCGGTCTGGTGAAGATCACCATCAATGGGGAGAAGACCATCGAGGTCCCCGCTGGCAGCACGCTGCTCACCACGCTCAGCGAATCGAAGATCTTCCTGCCCAGCGCCTGTGGCGGTGGTGGCACCTGCGCCATGTGCAAGTGCCAGGTCACCGAAGGCGGCGGCGAGATCCTGCCCACCGAGGCGCCCTACTTCAGCCGCAAGGAGATCCAGAACCAGTGGCGCCTGGGCTGCCAGGTGAAGGTGAAGAACGACATGCAGGTGAAGGTGCCCGAGGAGATCTTCGGCATCAAGAAGTGGGAATGCGAGGTGGTGAGCAACTACAACGTGGCGAGCTTCATCAAGGAGTTCGTGGTGAAGTTGCCCGAGGGCGAGCATCTCGAGTTCGAGGCCGGCGGCTACATCCAGATCGACGTGCCACCCTGCGAGGTGGACTTCAAGGACATGGACATCACCGCCCATCCGGAGCTGGTGGCGCTGGGCCGCGACCCCATGGATTTCAAGGCCGAATGGGACAAGTACAAGCTGTGGGGCCTGAAGATGAAGAACGACGAGCCCATCTTCCGAGCCTATTCCATGGCCAACCACCCGGCGGAAGGCAACATCGTCATGCTCAACATCCGCATCGCCACCCCGCCCTGGGACCGCGCGAAGAACGACTGGATGGACGTGAACCCCGGCATCTGCTCCAGCTTCGTCTTCGGCTGCAAGCCCGGCGACAAGGTGACCATCAGCGGCCCCTATGGCGAGTTCTTCATCAAGGACACCGGCGCCGAGATGCTCTACATCGGTGGTGGCGCGGGCATGGCACCCATGCGCTCCCACCTCTTCCACCTTTTCCACACGCTGAAGAGCGGCCGCAAGGTCACCTACTGGTACGGTGGCCGCAGCAAGCGCGAACTCTTCTACCTCGATCACTTCAACGACATCGCCAGGAAATTCCCCAACTTCAAGTTCTTCGTGGTGCTCAGCGAGCCGCTGCCCGAGGACAACTGGAAGGTGAAGAAGGATGTGAACGATCCGGAAGGCGATGGCTTCACCGGTTTCGTGCACCAAGCGGTGATCGACCAGTACCTGAAGAAGCACGAGGCCCCCGAGGACATCGAGTTCTACTTCTGCGGCCCACCGTTGATGAACGCCGCGGTGCTGAAGATGGTGGACGACTGGGGCGTGCCCAAGGAGAACGTCAGCTTCGACGATTTCGGGGGATAA